From one Macrococcus sp. 19Msa1099 genomic stretch:
- a CDS encoding Lrp/AsnC family transcriptional regulator, whose amino-acid sequence MNDFENNFETIIAMDRTVERYNRHLKETEYRILNVLKQHSLKVIGFSHLKLQTIADLLHISKKTVYRILKNLDAKGYITKIHTVSGKRKNNGAMVFRINTYTQYEIIREKNVHAKMSTLNQVIKTGKELSQQALQHVHAKKETIFFLNLLNIFLSNRKRSVKKHSKVLYHNIKNSNIRIKPMEVPDEIYNVAKPFFSDEEILSLYKTMLKETIGNNIYSTEDHIEIMNYAIQSLVKAKKKVYHGQKSEIKSDRAYYIGIIREYIAQQFYVYHAVI is encoded by the coding sequence ATGAACGACTTTGAAAACAACTTTGAAACAATCATCGCAATGGATCGTACGGTTGAACGATACAACCGTCACCTTAAAGAGACCGAATACCGTATTTTAAATGTATTAAAACAACATAGCTTAAAAGTGATTGGTTTTTCTCATTTAAAACTTCAAACCATCGCAGACCTTCTACATATCAGCAAGAAGACAGTCTACCGTATTTTAAAGAATCTTGATGCAAAAGGTTATATCACGAAGATTCACACTGTCAGTGGTAAACGTAAGAATAACGGTGCAATGGTCTTTAGAATCAATACCTATACACAGTATGAAATCATCCGAGAAAAAAATGTCCACGCTAAAATGTCCACGCTTAATCAAGTGATTAAGACCGGGAAAGAGCTGTCACAACAGGCGTTACAACATGTTCATGCAAAAAAGGAAACTATATTCTTTTTAAATCTATTAAATATCTTTTTAAGTAACAGAAAACGTTCTGTAAAAAAACACTCAAAAGTTTTATATCACAATATCAAGAACTCAAATATCCGTATCAAACCGATGGAAGTGCCTGACGAAATTTATAACGTCGCAAAGCCCTTCTTTAGTGATGAAGAAATTCTGTCTCTATACAAAACAATGCTGAAAGAAACCATCGGTAACAACATCTATAGCACTGAAGATCACATTGAAATTATGAACTATGCGATACAATCACTCGTTAAGGCAAAGAAAAAAGTCTATCACGGACAGAAATCTGAAATAAAGAGCGACAGAGCGTACTATATCGGGATTATTCGTGAATATATTGCACAACAGTTCTATGTCTATCATGCTGTCATCTAG